In Campylobacter sp. 2014D-0216, the following proteins share a genomic window:
- a CDS encoding ribose-phosphate pyrophosphokinase: protein MRGYKIFSGSANEEFAKKISKYLSLPLSNAGVKRFSDGEISIQIDESVRGKDVFIIQSTYAPTNDNLMELLIMTDALRRSSASSITAIIPYFGYARQDRKASPRVPITAKLVANLIESAGVDRVATIDLHAGQIQGFFDIPVDNLYGSIIFNDYIKNKNYKNPIIASPDIGGIARARSVAKALGLDIVIVDKRREKANESEVMNIIGDVKDKEVILVDDIIDTAGTIVKAAEVFKSKGAKSVIACCTHPVLSGVAYERIAKDALDELVVTDTIPLKQQMDKIKVLSVAPIFGEVIRRVYHNESVNSLFV from the coding sequence ATGCGTGGATATAAAATATTTTCTGGTTCAGCAAATGAGGAATTTGCTAAAAAAATCTCAAAATACCTTTCACTGCCTCTAAGCAATGCAGGCGTGAAGCGTTTTAGTGATGGTGAAATTAGCATTCAAATCGATGAGAGCGTGCGTGGTAAAGATGTGTTTATCATACAAAGCACTTATGCTCCAACAAATGATAACCTAATGGAGCTTTTAATCATGACAGATGCATTGCGTCGCTCAAGTGCAAGCTCTATCACAGCTATCATCCCTTATTTTGGCTATGCTAGACAAGATAGAAAAGCAAGTCCTAGAGTGCCTATTACTGCAAAATTAGTAGCAAATCTTATAGAATCAGCAGGAGTAGATAGAGTAGCTACTATAGACTTACATGCTGGACAAATTCAAGGCTTTTTTGATATACCGGTGGATAATCTTTATGGAAGTATTATTTTTAATGATTATATTAAAAATAAAAACTATAAAAACCCTATCATCGCAAGTCCTGATATAGGTGGTATAGCAAGAGCTAGAAGCGTAGCAAAAGCTTTAGGGCTTGATATAGTTATAGTAGATAAAAGACGCGAAAAAGCTAATGAAAGCGAAGTAATGAACATCATCGGTGATGTAAAAGATAAAGAAGTGATTTTAGTAGATGATATCATCGATACAGCAGGAACCATAGTAAAAGCTGCTGAAGTGTTTAAAAGCAAAGGTGCAAAGTCAGTTATAGCTTGCTGTACTCACCCTGTTCTTAGTGGTGTAGCTTATGAAAGAATAGCCAAAGATGCGCTTGATGAGCTAGTAGTAACTGACACTATACCTTTAAAACAACAAATGGATAAAATCAAAGTCCTAAGCGTAGCACCTATTTTTGGTGAGGTAATACGCAGAGTTTATCACAACGAAAGTGTGAATTCTTTATTTGTATAA
- a CDS encoding acyl-CoA thioesterase — translation MKDMGEPKLRVIAMPSNTNPAGNIFGGWIMSQIDLAGAIAARELSPQRVVTVAVDKIIFKEPIFVGDLVSCYAKIIKAGNTSITVEVEVVTQRANDYGRVYCMHVTSAVVTYVSVDKDGNKFPIDADLKRLHGF, via the coding sequence ATGAAAGATATGGGAGAACCTAAGCTAAGAGTTATAGCTATGCCAAGCAACACAAACCCTGCTGGCAATATCTTTGGTGGTTGGATCATGTCGCAAATTGATCTAGCCGGGGCTATTGCTGCAAGAGAACTTTCCCCTCAAAGAGTTGTTACAGTAGCAGTGGATAAGATCATTTTTAAAGAACCAATTTTCGTAGGCGATTTAGTTTCTTGCTATGCGAAAATCATCAAAGCAGGCAATACATCCATCACCGTAGAAGTAGAAGTGGTCACTCAAAGAGCAAATGACTACGGACGTGTATACTGCATGCATGTAACTTCAGCTGTGGTAACTTATGTAAGCGTAGATAAAGATGGAAATAAATTCCCTATTGATGCGGATTTAAAAAGATTACATGGCTTTTGA